The genomic segment ATTTTGAGCATGCCATTGAGTTGGGTAGTACTAGTGTAAGGGTTGGTTCGAGTATTTTTGGAGAAAGACCCAAAAAAAACTAAGGATAGATTTGTTGACAGCAAGTTACCTTTTATTGTTTAGGTTAGAAAAATATATGTGATTAAGTTTAATTCGTTTTATTTGGTAAAGTGTGATTATGTCAGACAAAAGATTCTTCAAAAAGGGGCCATAGCATTTTCTTTACGTCCGGTTGTCCTCTTTATTTGGATTAAAACTGTCTGGATACAAAATATCTGAACTCTAGTGAAAAAAATgttgagcaaaaaaaaatcagcataaCCTAAAAAAGACCCAAACCTAACCTCGTCATATACGTTGGATCCCTAAACACTCCCGACTCCtatcaaaatcaatttttataggttatgtaAATACTATGTGGTGCCCCTGCTAAATCACgaaatttccaaataatttacttaatttcGTATAAAAATGAGTTTGATACGTCTGCACAGGACCATAAGGCCGCACTCTTTCACAAAAGTAAAATGTTTCTCTACGGTGGCTACCCAGGAGGACGAGGAGTATACCGCGACCCCCCAGTACCCCCCAATTTTAGATCTTTCTTACGAAAAACGAATGGAAAGAAAGCGCGAAGCCAAACACGAGGAACTTCGAAAGGTGAAAACTGTTGAAGAGAAACAGCTTAAAGTGAATATGCCCAGGTAAACTTCCAGAAAAGGCTCCCTAAAATTAGGggtatatatttttacttttattagatattatggCTTTAAATCCTATATGCTTTTGGAGGAGCAGGGCCAGTATAATAGTTTACCACTGGCCCAACATGTCACTAGAACCCACTTTATAAAAGAGAAAGATTTACCGGAGTGTTATCAGGGCATTAATGTAGATGATATTACTGGCATTTCCGAGGATATTCAGGAGGCCCTTTTGATGGAAATTGAGGAAACACAGTAAGAAAACttactgatttttttagatCTTGTGAAGCATATTTAACTTTTAGGCGAATTCAGGATTTAAAAGAGGACAAACTTACTGATGTAGAACGTGAAAATATTATTAGCTCTTCAGTTGTTAAAAGTATAAACAGAGTGTTAAATAACCATTTGGCTCATCAGTACCCgcatattttagataataaGGTAATGTATAAATAAACAGTGTAAAAAAACCGTACTTACTTTTGTTTATCTAGATTGATATTGAGCCCAGATTGGAATCCTCTTGGGTGGTAGGAGGAATAGAGCCagatactttaattaaaaaaaggctaCAGGGCCACGAGTTTTTCAAACAGTTTGTAAATGACCCTATAGATAGAACTTTTTGTTATCTGGGATCACCTACTCTTACTATCAGGTGCAACGGTAAGTTTTCATTCAAATTCTGTGACTTATTTAAAACTGCTTTTAGGGCTGAGCAACCATTGCCTACCATAATAAGCCCTTCGGATGCGGAGAACCCTGCTCTGGAGGTTCCTCATTTTAAATATGATCCTAGGGTTTTAGGGATGGGGATAGATCATAGGCATGCGGCCAATATACCCGGTAGGATCTTAATAGTGTATTTCAAAAGTGGTTACTTGAATTAATGTGTATTTCAGGTTTTTGGCCTGGAGATAGTCACACTTTTGGTCTTATATCCTTCCTGAAAACTGGTTACATGTTGGAGAGAAAGAAGCTTTTGCCAGATGAAATTGATAATGAGGAAGCCATGCATAGACAAGCCATTTTGTCATCATATGCTTGGTTGCATTCCCAGGCCAATTATTTAGGTACAATTCCTTAATCATGCTCCTCTTgttatatataaaactttggACTTTCAGGTTTTACAACTTACAATGACCTAACTTATCCCTTAGTCACTCAAACGGTGCTAACCAATGGAAAAGACTTCAGGTTCTACATTTACCAACTAAACACCATTATTTTGCACAGTAAAAACACCTTGGAAAATCCCAAGAGGAATGTGTGCTGGTCCAATGGAAACATGAAGCTGTATGAGGAAATTAACGATGGAAAAATCGTCGGTTTCAATGACGATTTGGTGAAAACCTTAGTGAAACTGTACAAAAATGAACCGAAAGAGCGTCTCGGAATCAACTTGAGGCCCTACTTGAGTCAAACTGAGAAACTCATAGCAGATTATGAAGTAACTGATAAAACAATCTCAGTTAACCGTTTTAGTAATTGCGAACTTTTTCAGGACGACGAGAAACGTAAATGGCTTGAAAAGGAGTATAAATACATCGTCTCGAACCGTCCGAGGTTCAAGGAATTCGACGAAATCTACAGCTGGGAGAAGATCTACAAAATCGATCACAAAACAAGAGGCATGGATAAGAGACGTAGATTCTTCGAGTTGTTCCAGAAACCCTGGAGACGAACTTTGGACGACCGGTTACCGGAGTACGTGCCCAGGTGCCTTCGACCCGAATTACCTAAACGTTTGGGCAGGAGAGTCAAGGAGTTTTGGCCCTAAGAAGTTCAGAGGCGTAATAATgtgtgtatgtttttttttaatatgtataaaatagCATCTTTGGCCGAtgtaaatttagttaaaacttAATGTGTTTTAAACGTTATAAAGTAAATCATCAGGTTTAAATAAAGAAGACAAAAGCTGCATGTGGTTAATGAATAATTTGTGAGCAATTAAGTACAAAATAATATCAGGGGAAATATAGGGTTATTTGGTGATTAATTGAAAGGTGTAGTGGCGTAATTAATGAttcatttttagaataattgaagaaaattaatcttttggtgtttgaaatatttttttctgcttgATCAGTCAGTTTAAAAGCACGAAGACCACAATCAGaagaagtaaaatttatttgaggGAATTTTACTTCTTTCTTTTCCAACTCAACCCATTCTCCTTAATCTCTTGaagtaatgatttatttattccaggcagttgagcacgTTATTTAGTTCTTCCAGTCTATTTAGTCTCTTCtaggcttcaactgcctggaagaaatcacaCAATTACTTGAAGACACAGTAGCTTTATATCGTCAAGTTTTCTTGTATAGTTTTCTGTATCTTATCAGATCCTTCTTAAGGGAAACTGTATCTTTGCAGAGTCCTATCTCTTTGTTCTCAATATTTTCAGTTTGGTGTTATAACCTCATAGTACATTGTCTGCATCCATCTCTATAAAGGGAGTtgatgaagtaatttttttaataaaatgtccaTGTCTTACAGGCCTTCCGGTATTTAAAACGTTtcctgtttcaactgcctggaagtgatggaaatattttactaattccaggcagttgatcaaGGAATTCGTCTTAAACGTCCACCAAGTTTAAGTTAGAGGCTTTCGTGGATTTAGGACGTTTCTACTTTCAACTACAtagaattagtaaaatatttgcatCACTTCCACTCATTTactaattctaggcagttgatggAATCTTTCCTCTAAAATGTCCGTGTCATGCAGGCAAATTTGGCGAATTCGTTTTCCTTAAAAAAGCAATAAGTTGctgcaatttattttataattggaGCAGAAAGTTCCATAACTGCATGAGATTAAATTCTGCAAACAGTCAACCTCCATTTGACGAAGAAGTGGGAAAAATCTCCAGGAATAACATTCAGGTAAAGGCTGATCTTTCATAGTTTAAAATTACTGTCAAAACTGATTTAGGTCAACTTAAATAGGCAAAGCCTTTCAAATCAAGACTTTAACAAAGATTGGCTGATTTCATCAACCTGAACTTCCAGTGATTGGCTATCATCTAGAATACAACTGTTGCATAGTTCTTTGACTATCATGATCTTCAGTGATGATAATTGCAAAAAGCTTCACAGAAAAAAATGAGATGGGGTTTTATTAACTTCTAATAAAGTATGGCGATAATTAATTTCTCTCAATCCAACCTACATTATTTCTTTGGTAATTACTTGATGGTTATCTTAATATCTTGAAATCATGGTTTCCCTTTTCAGGCAGTTAATcaggaaataatttaattcttccaggcagtgtAATTAGGTCTTTTTTCAGGTTTCAACTGCCAGGAAGTAAAAACTTATTATCATGGCTCCTGGCCAGGATTTCTTCTAGATGTTGATCCTAATCAAACCATACTTAATGGACTATTCCCTTAATTTCTTGAAGTAATGGTCTATTTCTTCCAAGCACTTGAGCACGTTATTTTGTACTTCCAGGCAGCCTGCTAAGGTCCTCAAGCAGATTTCAAATACCTAgaaagaaaattacttaaacacAGTTGGGGAGCATCCTTTTCTTCTTCAGATTTTCTATCATAACTTGATGATTTTCCTCTTTCAGACAGCAGACTCAATTTCATGCTTCCAGGTAGTTTACTGTTTAGGTCTTTCAGGTTTCAACTGCCAGGAAGAAGTCCAAcatttcgaaaaaatttaatgattgtTCATGTAGATAAAAAACGGGTTTGGCCGATGTTAATCTAGTCAATGGCGGGTGTATAACGAAAACAACACTTCTAAACACAGAAGACAATTTGTTGTCGCTCTCTTTTCTTTTCCGTTTCTATCTCTCTCTTTCCAGAAGAAGCTGGAGGAGGCGAGGGAGGCATTCACAGGCAAGAATGCTAGAAGTAGTAAATTGAAGAATTCCTCAACTCGTTGAACCCAATGAGTTCCAACTGTATTCTAAAATTGACAgattttaatatacagtatCTCATTGGGTATATTCAAATCTGAACTTAAGTGATCAAGTTTTAAAACGGTCAATACTGATCTAGTTTCTGTTAGAATCTCCGGATCTAGCAGAAACCTTTTTTggaaacttaattaattatccCCTTATTCACTCTCTTTTTTGGTATTACCGAGCTACGAAATCAAACCCCATACATgattcttatatatatttatttcttagttACATGATATAATAATGTCTTTATGGTAAATGGAAAGTATCATTGATACTATATAACGAATAGGCGGCAACAtgcctttgtaaaaaaaaacctacTATAGGTACTACCTAATAAAGTAGAAAATTCCTTGCAGTCTACTATACGGTTAAACAAACATCATACCTCACTAATTTGGTAAATTTCAACGTTATGTTCCACGATAATACATGACTAGTACATACACATATATTCCTGGGGAAGGTTcctaaaaaactatattattctCTGCGGGTTACCTAATAATATCATAGTATATTTGGGTTACAATAATATGGGTGGTAAATATGCTGCAGAAGGTAAAAAAATAGCACCATACTATTTACAAAAGTTCGATGTCTTATTAAAACGTGGGCACCTTAAAAATACGCTCTGGGAAAAGGAGATACGTCCAGAAATTACTTGCATTAGAGGCCTTTTGTTAGAATCACCTTGTATACTAAAACTGTAGTACTAAATCATCacgttaaattaattaactaattgaAACTGCTATGGGGTTAAATGATCAGCCGCTAATTAAGATGCCCAAATTAAAATACtgtttaaaacaacttaaatatgactataaaaataaaagttctttgATTGTTACATACTGGAATAAACCTGCTCTTTctctgtatatataaatatataaaaaaaaataattaatatatcaCCGGAATTACACAGTTTTGGAGTCTCTATATGGCTACGAAGAAACTATGGCTGCTCTGGTCAGTTGCCCATGATCAAAATGACcctaaaattgtactttttagcCGTTCTTATACCTATTTGTCGTCGCCCTCGCTGTCCAGGCGAGGTGTTTTCGGCTGAGAGTAATTTTCGGGTGGAGTTAGTAGGAGATCGGTAGTAGGCGGTTCTTTGGACCTAGGAGGTCGTTCCAGGCtacctataattaaaaaaatgcttatcatAAAGCCGTATCAGTCATGTGAAATTAGAAAAAGGCTTGAAAAAGTATGTCAAATACTCGATACGAAATTATCTCGTCTACGTGTTCTCTGTCCAGTTTTACAGGGTAAAAGCATTGACACATATCGAATCCACAAAATGATGAAATTTGAAGCATTCGAGTTAAGTTTATATATCGTAGAATATTGAAAATACCAAAGACAAACCACAAAACAAATATTGAGGTTCTCAGCTCTTGAGAACGGGCAAGGAAAAGAAAGTGGTTAATACTGTAAAAGAACGGAGGCTTCAATATTTGGGACAGTACTGATAAATGAAAACAGACTTCACTTATTGCAGACTGACTATCTTGTAAGGAAAACGAAGTGTGGCTCGATACGAATCTCATGGTTAAAGCACCTTAGAAGCTGGTTTGGTACGAGTACAAAACGAACGAAAAATGACTCCAAGAGCCTGGAAgatgtacaaaattattttaaatccctggaacatgtaaaataattactacGACAGTCTGGCAATATGGAAAATGACGTGAAAtggctaaaataaaataaaaaatcccaagAGCATCgaagatctaaaaaaaaatcaattgaaccctctaaaacataaaaacttactttaaacTCCTGgaaggaatctaaaaattaccacAAGAGCCTGGAAGATGTGAAAGATTATTCCAAACACCTGGAGACTAACAAAGACGTAACGAATTAGtccaaaatattgtttaaaatttttgaacgCAAAAACAATACTCCAAGCAAATGAAAACTATGGGTAAAATATATAATTCGTGAAAAACGTGGAACCAGCCTGTAACACAACATggaaaattaatctaaaaacctggacaaaatttaaaagtctggaataacactaaaaattacttcaacgGTCTTGATTCATGTTCCTGAAAGAGACAAGGAATTAAGACACTGGAGAGCTGGACGATACAAAAAATTGGCTCAAACCCCTGGAAGGTATAGGGAAACCTCCCTGAAAAAggcagaaaaaaattgttttaaatttctgGACTGGATAAATGTCTGTTGATTTTTGTTTGGAACAAGGAttggataatttaaaaagaaacaatggAAGAGGAATTATtatattcgtccaggcagttgaaactttgtgtttttatgGAGTTTTGGTTGTGCGTTaatagttttatgtttttaagttttttttccagTATTTATATGCCTGGGCCTGTCTACTGATTTATTTCGTCCAGACGCTTAAGACAAATAAGTGCAATTCCTGGAAAAATTTGGAATTCCATTAAAAAGAAGATGAGgaacaagaaaatatatttaatttgtccAGGAAGTTGAGTTCAGGAAGTTTTAGCTTGTGAATCAACAGTTTTCCGAGTcataaatgttaaatttgtattttcttttaaaatgacaaattaaaattgaaatataagattttttgcaCAGCAACAAAATgtcagcaatttttttaaagtcatacTTTAACCACTGGTGTTGCAAAAATGCTTAACTTTGATAGGCTGTCATTGCTGACACATTAAAGCTACAGATGTCCaaattgcattttattattaaatagagATTGGAAATTGCAATGAAAGACTTTGTGCACTGTTAtaacgtaagacaacaaaatgcAAGCAACTTTTCAAAAGATACTCACTGATGATGAAAAAATGCCTAAATTTGACAGGCTCTCTCTCATTACTGATCCATTAAAGACATATATGTCAAATttgcatattattattaaatgaagaTTGAAAATTGGAATAAGAGACATTTTGCAATGTTAAACTGTCCAGGAATAAAATGCcaccaatttttcaaaagtcATACTTTTCGtattgaaaatgcaaaaatcccCCTAACTTTGACAGGCTGTCATTGATGACACAATAAAACTACACATGTCACAATTGCATGTTATTATTAATTGAGTattgaaaattacaataacaGATTTTTTGCAATGTTAAAATGTCCAAGAACATAATGCCAGTCATTTTTCAAATGTCACACTTTACTTACTGGTGATGCAAAAATGCCTAACTTTGCCAAGCTGTTATTGCTGACCCATTAAAGCAACGaatgttaaatttgtattttatagtAAAAGGTTTCTGTTCTTAGGTTTGTTTCCTTGTATGTATGTGCCTAAGCTTGTTTACTGATTCATTTCGTCCAGGAAATTGAGGCAAACAAGTGCAAACACCcgaatctttgaaaaaaattgagaatttcattaaaaaaaaaagaacaagaagaaaattgatttaatttaccaggcagttaaaattttgtgttttttggaAGGTGTTTTGCCTTGTAAGTCAACAGTTTTGTGTGCTCACGTTCGTTTTCCTGAATTTATCTGCCTGGACTTGTCTACTCATtcatttcgtccaggcagttaaggcaaATTAGTACCACAACCCAAatccctggaaaaattgaaaattacattaataataagactaggaagaagaaaattatttatttcttccaggtagtttagGCATATAAGTGCAAGGACctaaatacctggaaaaaattatgaattacattaaaaagaataaaccaGAATCAAAAGCAAGTGAGAAGAAAACAAGCCATAAGGGATCACGAACTTCTTTCTCTTCTCTTTTGGTTTTCTGATTgccctgaagaagccaaaaaacaGAAACACGTCACGGTAGGTATTACCTTTACTTTTTCTGCTTCCTGTCTTACGGAGTATCCCGTTATACTTgtcctttttactttttatttctcCGTGCAAGCTTTCGTTCTTTATAATTAAGAATTGCATTAAAGAGAAGGTGAAAAAGAGAAATGAGTCAAACCGTCCGAGTTTTGGCTTGTGAGTTAATAGTTTTGTGCTCTTATGTTTGTTTCTCTGTATTTATGTCCGTAGGagtgtattataatttatttcttaataacaGACCTATGTCCACTGctcattattataatttagatTGAATAAGAAAAGCGACAACGTATTGAACGAATGAAAAACTCCTGTTCACGTAAATTTATTAGgtaaaagttagaaaaaaatcaccACAAGACGTTTCTAAGGTTCTCACTTCCTAAAAATGGAGACAGGAAACGAAATTGcccttaatttaataatagtgaataaaatttcaaatagaTGAAATAAAATGACACCAAGGACCCCGAAGACATAAAAAATCAGTTTAAATCcgtgaaaaataagaaaaattaatgcaaatgcctggaatagaaaaaaaattagcccAAGAGTCTGGAATACATGAAATAtcactttaaatgcctggaaaacagaaaataatactccaaaagcctggaatagaACAAAAATTAGCTCAAGAGCCTGGAAGACATGAAATATCGGTTCAAATCcctggaaacaaaaaaatcctccaaatgcctggaataaagaaaaaattaatctaaaagtCTCGAAGACACCAAATATCACTTTAAATCTCAGGAAAggacaaaaaatacattaaaatattaaggaaaattgaagttaaattcttggaataaaattagaaataagtGCAAGAGATAAGCATAAAAAACACTGCAAATATctgcaaaatatgaaaaacaaatttatccGAAAAATTGACCTAAAATCCCTAGAATAACCTTATAAAATGGTTCCCAAGAGTCCGAAAAGACAAATTCAAATACTAAACCTTGAGCGATTAACAGTACATACACATACGTACACTTCTTATTTGCATGAATTTCAACCGGAAAAGcccatttattaaataaaaacgtcTTTTTCCAAGAAGGAAAATTAACCCAGACCCTCTATTGTTAAAGTCCagcaccaaaaaaccaaaacataCCTCCCAAATCCAGACTCGAACTCAAACTGCCCCCAGTTTTCGGCGGAATCGGGGGCGGATTGTCTCCCACCGTATTCGAATTCGTGGAGCTCCTCTGGTCTTCGCTAATATTTAACTCGGCGACGTTGTGCCTCAACTCGAACTCCTCGTACGGATTATGATTGTTAAAGTTATTCAAACTCGAACCGGTTTCGTTCATGCTAATCCCGGAGTCCCTCAGGTCTTTGTTGTCCACTGGCACGCAACCGGACGTCACCAAATCACTCTCTGATACCGAGGGAATCGTTCCGGTTCTGGCATCGTCCAATGGCAAATAATCGCCGCTGTTGCATACTGCTGTGGCCGATTTTTTTTGTCCCCGTTTCGGTACGTTCGGAGGCATTTCGTTGGGTAAAGACTGCACCCTTTTGTCCGGtgctaaaacaaacaaaaaatgtacaatgaatacaatacaatacaataatatattaaggaattctttacaaaatacaattctaaattcttttaatctatttgcattttttattgcatctagATATTTAAATATCTGTATGTGCAAATCTATTCGTCAATAGTTTCACGCATTTCACAATAAATCAATTCTGACTAAACTTctaaaaataaggaaattaaaCTAGTTTCTACTTCCCTTCTTACACTAATaccaacatttttaatttgtgaattACTTTTAGAATATGGTTTTGGACAATCAGAAAAGGTTTGACTTTAGTCTTATATGTACCACCCTACATAACTATACCATAACACCACTTTCTTCCAGTGTATAGgaatttataacctaaatagcgAATTTTTGATGCTACACAATTGATACGGAGGGATCGTTTAAAGTGGTCAAGCTATTCTTTCATTTTGATAAACCCAGATTTTATCATCAGCATAAACAAACTTTATATTAAGAAAGAAATGAATAGATGTTATAAAGAGGATAGGTCCAAGTCTGCGTTGCCAATTACATGATTTATTTTAGTGCTTTCGGTTCGGTCTAATAAATAACTATGAAAAATATCCCACACAATTCCTTACTGTTCTAAGATATCCAACAAGCACTGTGTGGAACACCTTGGCTATAAGTCGATAAACACAACAATTGTTTCGtcaatgttatttaaatttttgggtattttagaTGTGACATCTACCCTCCAAGGAGGCATATTTTCAGAATGTCCTTTTCACAGAAAAATTCGACAAGTC from the Anthonomus grandis grandis chromosome 10, icAntGran1.3, whole genome shotgun sequence genome contains:
- the LOC126741484 gene encoding 28S ribosomal protein S30, mitochondrial → MSLIRLHRTIRPHSFTKVKCFSTVATQEDEEYTATPQYPPILDLSYEKRMERKREAKHEELRKVKTVEEKQLKVNMPRYYGFKSYMLLEEQGQYNSLPLAQHVTRTHFIKEKDLPECYQGINVDDITGISEDIQEALLMEIEETQRIQDLKEDKLTDVERENIISSSVVKSINRVLNNHLAHQYPHILDNKIDIEPRLESSWVVGGIEPDTLIKKRLQGHEFFKQFVNDPIDRTFCYLGSPTLTIRAEQPLPTIISPSDAENPALEVPHFKYDPRVLGMGIDHRHAANIPGFWPGDSHTFGLISFLKTGYMLERKKLLPDEIDNEEAMHRQAILSSYAWLHSQANYLGFTTYNDLTYPLVTQTVLTNGKDFRFYIYQLNTIILHSKNTLENPKRNVCWSNGNMKLYEEINDGKIVGFNDDLVKTLVKLYKNEPKERLGINLRPYLSQTEKLIADYEDDEKRKWLEKEYKYIVSNRPRFKEFDEIYSWEKIYKIDHKTRGMDKRRRFFELFQKPWRRTLDDRLPEYVPRCLRPELPKRLGRRVKEFWP